From one Geoalkalibacter halelectricus genomic stretch:
- a CDS encoding cytochrome c3 family protein, with the protein MAQTLMKLVVVVALVALLGACQRDETREAAPAPAEPAPTEQVAEEAREQAEEAAEDAQETAAETGETVQERAAETYEEAKETVVAGYEKTKEAAKETYEKAKEKTEEAVEKVTEAVREEISDAGPDVVIYEARNGNVTFDHKMHAQAVACNLCHVEMPPRMITLDQASAHDLCIGCHRDEGVGPTTCAGCHVR; encoded by the coding sequence ATGGCACAAACCCTCATGAAACTGGTTGTGGTTGTGGCCTTGGTGGCGCTGCTTGGCGCTTGCCAGCGCGATGAGACTCGCGAAGCGGCGCCCGCCCCGGCGGAACCGGCCCCAACAGAACAGGTTGCCGAGGAGGCCAGGGAGCAGGCCGAGGAAGCCGCCGAGGACGCTCAGGAAACCGCTGCGGAGACAGGGGAGACCGTTCAGGAAAGAGCCGCCGAGACTTACGAGGAGGCCAAGGAAACCGTGGTCGCGGGGTATGAAAAAACCAAGGAAGCCGCCAAGGAAACCTACGAGAAGGCCAAGGAGAAGACTGAAGAAGCGGTCGAGAAGGTCACCGAGGCAGTCAGGGAGGAAATCAGCGATGCCGGGCCCGATGTGGTCATCTACGAGGCGCGCAACGGCAACGTGACCTTCGACCATAAAATGCACGCCCAAGCCGTGGCCTGCAACCTCTGCCACGTGGAGATGCCGCCGCGGATGATCACCCTCGATCAAGCCAGCGCCCACGATCTGTGCATCGGCTGCCACCGCGACGAGGGAGTCGGGCCGACCACCTGCGCCGGCTGCCACGTTCGCTAG
- a CDS encoding DUF2721 domain-containing protein — MDLTTPALLFPAISLLLLAYTNRFLVLAQLIRQLHERCRDDLEDVTVRQIANLRKRIGLIKAMQAYGVSSFILCSLAMFFIFLHQTFIAQMCFGLSLFVLVVSLGYSLYEIAISTDAIKIELEDLEKQRRDV; from the coding sequence ATCGACCTGACCACGCCCGCCCTGCTGTTTCCCGCCATCTCATTGCTGCTGCTCGCCTACACCAATCGTTTTTTGGTGCTGGCGCAATTGATTCGACAACTGCACGAGCGCTGCCGTGATGATCTGGAGGACGTCACGGTGCGCCAGATCGCCAACCTGCGCAAACGCATCGGGCTGATCAAGGCCATGCAGGCCTATGGCGTGAGCAGCTTTATCCTCTGCTCCCTGGCGATGTTTTTCATTTTTTTGCATCAAACGTTCATCGCGCAGATGTGCTTCGGACTGAGTTTATTCGTACTGGTGGTGTCGTTGGGGTATTCCCTGTACGAAATCGCCATCAGCACCGATGCCATCAAGATCGAACTGGAGGATTTGGAGAAGCAGCGCCGCGATGTTTGA